The following are encoded in a window of Pristis pectinata isolate sPriPec2 chromosome 1, sPriPec2.1.pri, whole genome shotgun sequence genomic DNA:
- the ccnk gene encoding cyclin-K isoform X2 produces MKENKENSTVTTALANVDLRKPCWYWDKKDLAHTPSQLEGLDPATEARYRREGARFIFDVGTRLGLHYDTLATGIIYFHRFYMFHSFKQFPRYVTGGCCLFLAGKVEETPKKCKDIIKTARSLLNDVQFSQFGDDPKEEVMVLERILLQTIKFDLQVEHPYQFLLKYAKQLKGDKNKLQKLVQMAWTFVNDSLCTMLCLQWEPEIIAVAVMYLAGRLCKFEIQEWSAKPIYRRWWEQFVQDVPVELLEDICHQILDLYSQGQQQMPQAPQHQLAAIPSLEQPLPPIQVQQAKKLSPQSTPPRQIKRAAVASPKEDGKAMGEVPDDWRTANIVPLFKKGSREKPDLQPPKIPKLENPHPALPPASHPPPERKPSISTGTTIIESEPPSTGNSSEVAKATIPPPLLPPTAHQQPQMPQRPPPSAAYIMGMSTTSSYMSGEGFQSLQSMMKTDGPSYGSIPSYGPPTHVPYHPHVYPNPSVPPPTTYPPNIPPPTPGYPPPGYNPTFLPPPRIPPAHTVPPPPGLGLPPTSYPPPTVPPGGQPPGPPPPPPPPPPGLPPVGGLTRGWLR; encoded by the exons ATGAAGGAAAACAAGGAGAACTCCACCGTGACTACAGCACTGGCAAACGTGGACCTCAGGAAGCCATGCTGGTATTGGGATAAGAAGGATCTGGCACACACCCCGTCCCAGTTAGAAGGACTTGATCCAGCAACAGAGGCGCGCTATCGTCGAGAGGGTGCCAGGTTTATATTTGATGTGGGAACACGTCTGGGGTT ACATTATGacacactggccacaggaatcATCTATTTTCATCGTTTTTACATGTTTCATTCCTTCAAACAATTTCCGAGATAT GTTACAGGAGGCTGTTGCCTCTTTCTGGCTGGGAAAGTAGAAGAAACTCCCAAAAAGTGTAAAGATATCATTAAAACTGCTCGAAGTTTGCTGAATGATGTACAGTTTTCACAATTTGGAGATGATCCCAAG GAGGAAGTCATGGTTCTGGAGAGAATACTGCTGCAGACAATTAAATTTGACTTGCAGGTCGAACATCCTTATCAATTCTTGCTTAAGTATGCTAAGCAACTTAAAG GTGACAAAAACAAACTTCAAAAGCTGGTGCAAATGGCTTGGACCTTTGTAAATGACAG CCTGTGCACTATGCTATGTCTCCAGTGGGAGCCTGAGATCATTGCCGTGGCTGTGATGTACCTAGCTGGTAGGCTGTGTAAATTTGAGATTCAGGAGTGGTCGGCCAAGCCAATTTACAGGAGATGGTGGGAGCAGTTTGTACAGGATGTGCCTGTCGAGTTACTGGAAG ATATTTGCCATCAGATactggacctgtattcccagggtCAACAGCAGATGCCCCAGGCCCCCCAGCATCaattggcagcaatcccgagcTTGGAGCAACCACTACCACCAATACAGGTGCAGCAGGCCAAGAAACTTTCGCCTCAGTCAACACCACCTCGACAGATCAAACGAGCTGCG GTTGCTTCTCCAAAGGAAGATGGCAAGGCAATGG gtgaagtgccagatgactggaggacagcaaatattgtacctttattcaagaagggcagcagggaaaagccag ATCTGCAGCCTCCTAAAATTCCCAAACTGGAAAATCCTCATCCAGCACTTCCACCAGCTAGCCATCCTCCTCCAG AGCGCAAGCCATCAATAAGTACAGGGACCACCATTATTGAAAGTGAACCACCTTCTACAGGAAACTCCTCTGAAGTGGCCAAAGCCACCATCCCaccacctcttcttcctcctaCTGCACACCAACAGCCACAGATGCCCCAGCGACCTCCTCCCTCTGCTGCCTACATAATGGGAATGTCAACAACTAGCTCTTACATGTCTGGGGAAGGTTTCCAGAGTTTGCAATCTATGATGAAGACTGATGGACCCTCCTATGGAAGCATACCATCCTATGGACCACCAACTCATGTCCCTTACCACCCACATGTTTATCCTAATCcatctgtacctcctcccactACTTATCCACCTAATATCCCTCCACCTACTCCAGGATATCCTCCACCAGGGTACAATCCTACTTTTTTGCCCCCTCCTCGGATTCCACCTGCCCACACGGTACCACCTCCTCCAGGACTGGGTCTTCCGCCAACCAGCTACCCTCCCCCCACAGTGCCACCTGGGGGACAACCTCCTGGACCTCCACCACCgccgccgccaccaccaccaGGGCTGCCGCCCGTAGGTGGGCTGACACGAGGTTGGCTGAGGTAG
- the ccnk gene encoding cyclin-K isoform X3, with protein MKENKENSTVTTALANVDLRKPCWYWDKKDLAHTPSQLEGLDPATEARYRREGARFIFDVGTRLGLHYDTLATGIIYFHRFYMFHSFKQFPRYVTGGCCLFLAGKVEETPKKCKDIIKTARSLLNDVQFSQFGDDPKEEVMVLERILLQTIKFDLQVEHPYQFLLKYAKQLKVQFSLSVGDKNKLQKLVQMAWTFVNDSLCTMLCLQWEPEIIAVAVMYLAGRLCKFEIQEWSAKPIYRRWWEQFVQDVPVELLEDICHQILDLYSQGQQQMPQAPQHQLAAIPSLEQPLPPIQVQQAKKLSPQSTPPRQIKRAAVASPKEDGKAMDLQPPKIPKLENPHPALPPASHPPPERKPSISTGTTIIESEPPSTGNSSEVAKATIPPPLLPPTAHQQPQMPQRPPPSAAYIMGMSTTSSYMSGEGFQSLQSMMKTDGPSYGSIPSYGPPTHVPYHPHVYPNPSVPPPTTYPPNIPPPTPGYPPPGYNPTFLPPPRIPPAHTVPPPPGLGLPPTSYPPPTVPPGGQPPGPPPPPPPPPPGLPPVGGLTRGWLR; from the exons ATGAAGGAAAACAAGGAGAACTCCACCGTGACTACAGCACTGGCAAACGTGGACCTCAGGAAGCCATGCTGGTATTGGGATAAGAAGGATCTGGCACACACCCCGTCCCAGTTAGAAGGACTTGATCCAGCAACAGAGGCGCGCTATCGTCGAGAGGGTGCCAGGTTTATATTTGATGTGGGAACACGTCTGGGGTT ACATTATGacacactggccacaggaatcATCTATTTTCATCGTTTTTACATGTTTCATTCCTTCAAACAATTTCCGAGATAT GTTACAGGAGGCTGTTGCCTCTTTCTGGCTGGGAAAGTAGAAGAAACTCCCAAAAAGTGTAAAGATATCATTAAAACTGCTCGAAGTTTGCTGAATGATGTACAGTTTTCACAATTTGGAGATGATCCCAAG GAGGAAGTCATGGTTCTGGAGAGAATACTGCTGCAGACAATTAAATTTGACTTGCAGGTCGAACATCCTTATCAATTCTTGCTTAAGTATGCTAAGCAACTTAAAG TCcaattttctctttctgtagGTGACAAAAACAAACTTCAAAAGCTGGTGCAAATGGCTTGGACCTTTGTAAATGACAG CCTGTGCACTATGCTATGTCTCCAGTGGGAGCCTGAGATCATTGCCGTGGCTGTGATGTACCTAGCTGGTAGGCTGTGTAAATTTGAGATTCAGGAGTGGTCGGCCAAGCCAATTTACAGGAGATGGTGGGAGCAGTTTGTACAGGATGTGCCTGTCGAGTTACTGGAAG ATATTTGCCATCAGATactggacctgtattcccagggtCAACAGCAGATGCCCCAGGCCCCCCAGCATCaattggcagcaatcccgagcTTGGAGCAACCACTACCACCAATACAGGTGCAGCAGGCCAAGAAACTTTCGCCTCAGTCAACACCACCTCGACAGATCAAACGAGCTGCG GTTGCTTCTCCAAAGGAAGATGGCAAGGCAATGG ATCTGCAGCCTCCTAAAATTCCCAAACTGGAAAATCCTCATCCAGCACTTCCACCAGCTAGCCATCCTCCTCCAG AGCGCAAGCCATCAATAAGTACAGGGACCACCATTATTGAAAGTGAACCACCTTCTACAGGAAACTCCTCTGAAGTGGCCAAAGCCACCATCCCaccacctcttcttcctcctaCTGCACACCAACAGCCACAGATGCCCCAGCGACCTCCTCCCTCTGCTGCCTACATAATGGGAATGTCAACAACTAGCTCTTACATGTCTGGGGAAGGTTTCCAGAGTTTGCAATCTATGATGAAGACTGATGGACCCTCCTATGGAAGCATACCATCCTATGGACCACCAACTCATGTCCCTTACCACCCACATGTTTATCCTAATCcatctgtacctcctcccactACTTATCCACCTAATATCCCTCCACCTACTCCAGGATATCCTCCACCAGGGTACAATCCTACTTTTTTGCCCCCTCCTCGGATTCCACCTGCCCACACGGTACCACCTCCTCCAGGACTGGGTCTTCCGCCAACCAGCTACCCTCCCCCCACAGTGCCACCTGGGGGACAACCTCCTGGACCTCCACCACCgccgccgccaccaccaccaGGGCTGCCGCCCGTAGGTGGGCTGACACGAGGTTGGCTGAGGTAG
- the ccnk gene encoding cyclin-K isoform X1, translating to MKENKENSTVTTALANVDLRKPCWYWDKKDLAHTPSQLEGLDPATEARYRREGARFIFDVGTRLGLHYDTLATGIIYFHRFYMFHSFKQFPRYVTGGCCLFLAGKVEETPKKCKDIIKTARSLLNDVQFSQFGDDPKEEVMVLERILLQTIKFDLQVEHPYQFLLKYAKQLKVQFSLSVGDKNKLQKLVQMAWTFVNDSLCTMLCLQWEPEIIAVAVMYLAGRLCKFEIQEWSAKPIYRRWWEQFVQDVPVELLEDICHQILDLYSQGQQQMPQAPQHQLAAIPSLEQPLPPIQVQQAKKLSPQSTPPRQIKRAAVASPKEDGKAMGEVPDDWRTANIVPLFKKGSREKPDLQPPKIPKLENPHPALPPASHPPPERKPSISTGTTIIESEPPSTGNSSEVAKATIPPPLLPPTAHQQPQMPQRPPPSAAYIMGMSTTSSYMSGEGFQSLQSMMKTDGPSYGSIPSYGPPTHVPYHPHVYPNPSVPPPTTYPPNIPPPTPGYPPPGYNPTFLPPPRIPPAHTVPPPPGLGLPPTSYPPPTVPPGGQPPGPPPPPPPPPPGLPPVGGLTRGWLR from the exons ATGAAGGAAAACAAGGAGAACTCCACCGTGACTACAGCACTGGCAAACGTGGACCTCAGGAAGCCATGCTGGTATTGGGATAAGAAGGATCTGGCACACACCCCGTCCCAGTTAGAAGGACTTGATCCAGCAACAGAGGCGCGCTATCGTCGAGAGGGTGCCAGGTTTATATTTGATGTGGGAACACGTCTGGGGTT ACATTATGacacactggccacaggaatcATCTATTTTCATCGTTTTTACATGTTTCATTCCTTCAAACAATTTCCGAGATAT GTTACAGGAGGCTGTTGCCTCTTTCTGGCTGGGAAAGTAGAAGAAACTCCCAAAAAGTGTAAAGATATCATTAAAACTGCTCGAAGTTTGCTGAATGATGTACAGTTTTCACAATTTGGAGATGATCCCAAG GAGGAAGTCATGGTTCTGGAGAGAATACTGCTGCAGACAATTAAATTTGACTTGCAGGTCGAACATCCTTATCAATTCTTGCTTAAGTATGCTAAGCAACTTAAAG TCcaattttctctttctgtagGTGACAAAAACAAACTTCAAAAGCTGGTGCAAATGGCTTGGACCTTTGTAAATGACAG CCTGTGCACTATGCTATGTCTCCAGTGGGAGCCTGAGATCATTGCCGTGGCTGTGATGTACCTAGCTGGTAGGCTGTGTAAATTTGAGATTCAGGAGTGGTCGGCCAAGCCAATTTACAGGAGATGGTGGGAGCAGTTTGTACAGGATGTGCCTGTCGAGTTACTGGAAG ATATTTGCCATCAGATactggacctgtattcccagggtCAACAGCAGATGCCCCAGGCCCCCCAGCATCaattggcagcaatcccgagcTTGGAGCAACCACTACCACCAATACAGGTGCAGCAGGCCAAGAAACTTTCGCCTCAGTCAACACCACCTCGACAGATCAAACGAGCTGCG GTTGCTTCTCCAAAGGAAGATGGCAAGGCAATGG gtgaagtgccagatgactggaggacagcaaatattgtacctttattcaagaagggcagcagggaaaagccag ATCTGCAGCCTCCTAAAATTCCCAAACTGGAAAATCCTCATCCAGCACTTCCACCAGCTAGCCATCCTCCTCCAG AGCGCAAGCCATCAATAAGTACAGGGACCACCATTATTGAAAGTGAACCACCTTCTACAGGAAACTCCTCTGAAGTGGCCAAAGCCACCATCCCaccacctcttcttcctcctaCTGCACACCAACAGCCACAGATGCCCCAGCGACCTCCTCCCTCTGCTGCCTACATAATGGGAATGTCAACAACTAGCTCTTACATGTCTGGGGAAGGTTTCCAGAGTTTGCAATCTATGATGAAGACTGATGGACCCTCCTATGGAAGCATACCATCCTATGGACCACCAACTCATGTCCCTTACCACCCACATGTTTATCCTAATCcatctgtacctcctcccactACTTATCCACCTAATATCCCTCCACCTACTCCAGGATATCCTCCACCAGGGTACAATCCTACTTTTTTGCCCCCTCCTCGGATTCCACCTGCCCACACGGTACCACCTCCTCCAGGACTGGGTCTTCCGCCAACCAGCTACCCTCCCCCCACAGTGCCACCTGGGGGACAACCTCCTGGACCTCCACCACCgccgccgccaccaccaccaGGGCTGCCGCCCGTAGGTGGGCTGACACGAGGTTGGCTGAGGTAG
- the ccnk gene encoding cyclin-K isoform X4 — translation MKENKENSTVTTALANVDLRKPCWYWDKKDLAHTPSQLEGLDPATEARYRREGARFIFDVGTRLGLHYDTLATGIIYFHRFYMFHSFKQFPRYVTGGCCLFLAGKVEETPKKCKDIIKTARSLLNDVQFSQFGDDPKEEVMVLERILLQTIKFDLQVEHPYQFLLKYAKQLKGDKNKLQKLVQMAWTFVNDSLCTMLCLQWEPEIIAVAVMYLAGRLCKFEIQEWSAKPIYRRWWEQFVQDVPVELLEDICHQILDLYSQGQQQMPQAPQHQLAAIPSLEQPLPPIQVQQAKKLSPQSTPPRQIKRAAVASPKEDGKAMDLQPPKIPKLENPHPALPPASHPPPERKPSISTGTTIIESEPPSTGNSSEVAKATIPPPLLPPTAHQQPQMPQRPPPSAAYIMGMSTTSSYMSGEGFQSLQSMMKTDGPSYGSIPSYGPPTHVPYHPHVYPNPSVPPPTTYPPNIPPPTPGYPPPGYNPTFLPPPRIPPAHTVPPPPGLGLPPTSYPPPTVPPGGQPPGPPPPPPPPPPGLPPVGGLTRGWLR, via the exons ATGAAGGAAAACAAGGAGAACTCCACCGTGACTACAGCACTGGCAAACGTGGACCTCAGGAAGCCATGCTGGTATTGGGATAAGAAGGATCTGGCACACACCCCGTCCCAGTTAGAAGGACTTGATCCAGCAACAGAGGCGCGCTATCGTCGAGAGGGTGCCAGGTTTATATTTGATGTGGGAACACGTCTGGGGTT ACATTATGacacactggccacaggaatcATCTATTTTCATCGTTTTTACATGTTTCATTCCTTCAAACAATTTCCGAGATAT GTTACAGGAGGCTGTTGCCTCTTTCTGGCTGGGAAAGTAGAAGAAACTCCCAAAAAGTGTAAAGATATCATTAAAACTGCTCGAAGTTTGCTGAATGATGTACAGTTTTCACAATTTGGAGATGATCCCAAG GAGGAAGTCATGGTTCTGGAGAGAATACTGCTGCAGACAATTAAATTTGACTTGCAGGTCGAACATCCTTATCAATTCTTGCTTAAGTATGCTAAGCAACTTAAAG GTGACAAAAACAAACTTCAAAAGCTGGTGCAAATGGCTTGGACCTTTGTAAATGACAG CCTGTGCACTATGCTATGTCTCCAGTGGGAGCCTGAGATCATTGCCGTGGCTGTGATGTACCTAGCTGGTAGGCTGTGTAAATTTGAGATTCAGGAGTGGTCGGCCAAGCCAATTTACAGGAGATGGTGGGAGCAGTTTGTACAGGATGTGCCTGTCGAGTTACTGGAAG ATATTTGCCATCAGATactggacctgtattcccagggtCAACAGCAGATGCCCCAGGCCCCCCAGCATCaattggcagcaatcccgagcTTGGAGCAACCACTACCACCAATACAGGTGCAGCAGGCCAAGAAACTTTCGCCTCAGTCAACACCACCTCGACAGATCAAACGAGCTGCG GTTGCTTCTCCAAAGGAAGATGGCAAGGCAATGG ATCTGCAGCCTCCTAAAATTCCCAAACTGGAAAATCCTCATCCAGCACTTCCACCAGCTAGCCATCCTCCTCCAG AGCGCAAGCCATCAATAAGTACAGGGACCACCATTATTGAAAGTGAACCACCTTCTACAGGAAACTCCTCTGAAGTGGCCAAAGCCACCATCCCaccacctcttcttcctcctaCTGCACACCAACAGCCACAGATGCCCCAGCGACCTCCTCCCTCTGCTGCCTACATAATGGGAATGTCAACAACTAGCTCTTACATGTCTGGGGAAGGTTTCCAGAGTTTGCAATCTATGATGAAGACTGATGGACCCTCCTATGGAAGCATACCATCCTATGGACCACCAACTCATGTCCCTTACCACCCACATGTTTATCCTAATCcatctgtacctcctcccactACTTATCCACCTAATATCCCTCCACCTACTCCAGGATATCCTCCACCAGGGTACAATCCTACTTTTTTGCCCCCTCCTCGGATTCCACCTGCCCACACGGTACCACCTCCTCCAGGACTGGGTCTTCCGCCAACCAGCTACCCTCCCCCCACAGTGCCACCTGGGGGACAACCTCCTGGACCTCCACCACCgccgccgccaccaccaccaGGGCTGCCGCCCGTAGGTGGGCTGACACGAGGTTGGCTGAGGTAG